Proteins encoded by one window of Lathyrus oleraceus cultivar Zhongwan6 chromosome 1, CAAS_Psat_ZW6_1.0, whole genome shotgun sequence:
- the LOC127108051 gene encoding zinc finger BED domain-containing protein RICESLEEPER 2-like — protein sequence MNSGGKYDHERQREATAHWIMMHEHAFSIVEEEGFHFMIKCSNISYEKISQKTLKNDCIVVYEAERKKLKSTLRTVNKICLTTDLWKSQNQKIEYMVLTGHFIDADWVLQKRIFSFVHVPPSRRGVDIADAIFKCLKDRGIENKIFSVSVDNAHYNDRCLKELKVLILRHRKLVLDGKLFHVRCCAHILNLLVQDGIWKIAKIVEDVRESVKFINQYEARLQTFSQIVQQLKLGGKKLILDCPTRWNSTYQMLSVAMQFKEVFPRFQDREPSYTTLPDDDDWEKVEKVSKLLEVFNVVTNIISGSEYPTANLYLAEVFRIKLVLDQAIQDESDFMKEMAKAMKGKFDKYWSQCNLVMSLASVLDPRIKMMGVNMCFPLIYPEVEARKI from the coding sequence ATGAATTCAGGAGGTAAATATGACCATGAAAGACAACGAGAAGCCACCGCACATTGGATTATGATGCATGAACATGCATTTAGTATTGTTGAGGAAGAAGGTTTTCATTTTATGATAAAGTGTTCTAATATTTCATATGAGAAAATTAGTCAGAAGACATTGAAGAATGATTGTATTGTTGTTTATGAAGCTGAAAGAAAAAAGTTGAAGTCTACTTTAAGGACAGTAAATAAGATTTGTTTGACCACTGATTTATGGAAGTCACAAAATCAGAAGATAGAATACATGGTGTTAACTGGCCATTTCATTGATGCTGACTGGGTTTTGCAGAAACGCATTTTTAGTTTTGTTCATGTTCCTCCTTCTCGGCGTGGtgttgatattgctgatgctATCTTCAAATGTCTTAAAGATCGAGGTATTGAAAATAAAATTTTTAGTGTGTCAGTGGATAATGCACATTACAACGATAGATGTTTGAAAGAGTTAAAAGTTCTGATTTTAAGGCACCGGAAATTAGTGTTAGATGGAAAGTTATTTCATGTGCGTTGTTGTGCGCATATACTAAATTTGCTTGTTCAAGATGGTATttggaaaatagcaaaaatagTTGAAGACGTGCGTGAAAGTGTGAAGTTCATCAATCAGTATGAAGCAAGGTTGCAAACATTCTCACAAATAGTTCAACAACTAAAGCTTGGTGGTAAAAAATTAATTCTTGATTGCCCTACTCGTTGGAACTCCACCTATCAAATGTTGTCAGTTGCAATGCAGTTCAAAGAAGTCTTCCCTCGTTTTCAAGATCGAGAACCAAGCTATACAACTCTTCCAGATGATGATGATTGGGAAAAGGTTGAAAAGGTTTCCAAGTTGCTAGAGGTATTTAATGTTGTTACAAATATTATTTCAGGTAGTGAATATCCAACTGCTAACTTATATCTTGCTGAGGTATTTCGAATCAAACTAGTTTTAGATCAAGCTATCCAAGATGAATCTGATTTTATGAAAGAAATGGCAAAAGCGATGAAGGGAAAATTTGACAAATATTGGAGCCAATGTAATCTTGTTATGTCGCTTGCTTCTGTTTTGGACCCTAGGATCAAAATGATGGGTGTTAACATGTGTTTTCCCTTAATTTATCCGGAAGTTGAAGCTAGAAAAATATAG
- the LOC127137713 gene encoding uncharacterized protein LOC127137713, whose amino-acid sequence MASNQDDTHDASGSRNNVENEIKRGLTVMKSIIRARDKGEKFEVHWSAEDQLIEPNGSMLASYIGFLVRQHILITCDNWRSPELKVGKEKIWSEIQRSFHIDESRQKYCIQLAGKRL is encoded by the exons atggctagtaaccaagacgatacccatgacgcgagtggatcacgtaacaatgttgaaaatgaaatcaaacgaggattgactgttatgaagtcaatcattcgtgcaagagacaagggtgaaaaattcgaagtacattggagtgctgaagaccaactaattgagcctaacggttcaatgttggcaagttacattggtttccttgttcgacaacatattctgattacatgtgataattggagaagtccggaattgaaggttggcaaagaaaaaatatggtccgagatacag agatcctttcacatcgatgaaagccggcaaaaatattgtattcaattggccggaaaaagactctga